The following are from one region of the Ananas comosus cultivar F153 linkage group 20, ASM154086v1, whole genome shotgun sequence genome:
- the LOC109725659 gene encoding putative UDP-sugar transporter DDB_G0278631, whose protein sequence is MGSPKGAVLPVSDPPRGSGGGSGGGDDALLFKGSAMTRRGAYAALSYMSCAVLLVMFNKAALSSYSFPCANVITLLQIICSTCILYAMRRWKIISFTVAEPRTASDSVNLVPLRTLIHTLPLSLAYLLYMITSMESVRGVNVPMYTTLRRTTVLFTLIVEYLLTKQKYTSPVLGSVALIVFGAFVAGARDLSFDAYGYAIVFLANITTAMYLATINRIGKSSGLNSFGLMWCNGLVCGPILLIWTYIRGDLELTMNFPHLYSPGFQVVMLLSCILAFFLNYSIFLNTTLNSALTQTMCGNLKDVFTIGIGWVIFGGLPFDLLNIIGQCLGFIGSGLYAYCKLKGK, encoded by the exons atggGGTCGCCGAAGGGCGCGGTGCTCCCCGTCTCGGATCCTCCGcgcggctccggcggcggctccggcggcggcgacgacgcgcTCCTCTTCAAGGGATCCGCCATGACCCGGCGCGGCGCCTACGCCGCCCTCTCCTACATGTCCTGCGCCG TTCTACTAGTGATGTTCAACAAAGCTGCTTTGTCTTCGTATAGTTTTCCATGTGCTAATGTTATAACGCTCCTTCAG ATTATCTGCTCGACCTGCATTCTTTATGCAATGAGACGCTGGAAGATAATTTCTTTTACTGTTGCTGAACCTCGGACTGCATCTGATTCAGTAAACCTTGTGCCTCTTAGGACATTGATACATACACTTCCCCTTTCTTTGGCGTACTTGCTTTACATG ATAACGTCAATGGAATCCGTACGTGGAGTAAATGTTCCCATGTACACCACGCTAAGGCGTACTACAGTGCTATTTACGTTGATTGTGGAGTATTTGTTGACGAAGCAAAAGTATACATCCCCTGTTCTTGGCAG TGTGGCTTTGATAGTGTTTGGAGCTTTCGTTGCTGGCGCTCGAGACTTGTCATTTGATGCCTACGGCTATGCCATTGTCTTTCTGGCCAACATTACAACTGCAATGTATCTTGCAACTATAAACCGTATTG GGAAATCCAGCGGCCTCAATAGCTTTGGTCTCATGTGGTGTAATG GATTGGTTTGTGGACCAATATTATTAATCTGGACATATATTCGGGGTGATCTGGAGTTGACAATGAATTTTCCACATCTATACTCCCCAGGATTTCAG GTTGTGATGCTTCTTTCCTGCATATTGGCATTTTTCTTGAATTACAGCATCTTTTTGAACACCACCCTGAATTCCGCACTCACACAAACAATGTGTGGTAATCTGAAG GATGTTTTTACTATCGGGATTGGCTGGGTAATATTTGGTGGTCTTCCTTTTGATCTG ctGAACATTATCGGCCAATGCCTTGGTTTTATTGGCTCTGGTTTGTATGCCTATTGCAAACTCAAAGGGAAGTAA
- the LOC109725658 gene encoding BRCA1-associated protein isoform X2: MFSLRIQSLDSSDPVSEPSSGGAADPLDAAASAATSGGGAAPTTSRNPNPRVLLIRGIVHLYRSTFSPPSSSSSAAAAVATATAAAAAAASSSSSSSSSHPQHAPDSLLPPGRGTLLFVLAVPTRLSPDDFIRFCGPCVEYASEIRVVRNDGMEDRYSVLVEFEDQKSADGFYLDLNGWRFSSSEGEVCHVLFLGSAEYTSSMEIATTPPIGSTELPTCPVCIERLDQDISGIVATTCDHSFQCSCVSTWANSSCPVCQFCQKHADKPTCSICETSENLWICVICGFVGCGRYKEGHAVRHWKDTQHCYSLHLETQRVWDYVGDTYVHRLNQSKSDEKHAKMRSKCSAVGDNSVNCTCSDDSGISSAVLSSRIEAIVDEYNRLLASQLESQKQYYEALLLEAKEEREKHIAEAVDGAVNIKLQDLQLKLENLTKDKKEVSVLNSSLMENQKVWRERLEKTEEREKTTLRMKDEKIRDLEEEIRDFTVFIEAQRTIDKMADADDVKGGMLLPVASQPQPVTTKGRRSSKMSNKKRS, from the exons ATGTTTAGTCTCCGGATTCAATCCCTCGACTCTTCCGACCCTGTTTCCGAACCCTCctccggcggcgccgccgaccccctcgacgccgccgcctccgccgccaccagcggcggcggcgccgcacCAACCACCTCccgtaaccctaaccctagagtCCTGCTCATCCGTGGCATCGTCCACCTCTACCGCAGCACCTTCTcccctccctcctcttcctcctccgccgccgccgccgtcgccaccgctaccgccgccgccgccgccgccgcctcctcgtcgtcgtcgtcgtcctcctcccaCCCACAACATGCCCCCGATTCGCTCCTCCCG CCTGGTAGGGGCACTCTTCTCTTTGTTCTTGCTGTTCCAACCCGCCTCTCGCCTGATGATTTCATCCGGTTTTGTGGGCCCTGTGTTGAGTACGCTTCTGAGATCCGTGTTGTTAG GAATGATGGGATGGAAGATCGGTATAGTGTGCTGGTTGAATTCGAGGATCAAAAGAGTGCAGATGGATTCTATCTTGATCTCAATGGCTGGCGGTTCTCTTCCTCAGAg GGAGAGGTTTGCCATGTTCTTTTTTTAGGCTCAGCGGAATATACAAGTTCTATGGAGATTGCAACAACTCCACCAATTGGATCTACTGAGTTGCCAACTTGTCCCGTTTGCATTG AGAGACTTGACCAAGACATCAGCGGGATTGTTGCCACTACTTGTGACCATTCTTTTCAGTGCTCATGTGTTTCAACGTGGGCCAACTCATCTTGCCCA GTTTGTCAATTCTGTCAGAAGCATGCAGATAAACCCACATGCTCAATTTGTGAGACATCTGAAAACCTCTGGATCTGTGTAATCTGTGGTTTCGTTGGATGCGGAAG ATACAAAGAAGGACATGCAGTAAGACATTGGAAAGATACACAGCATTGCTATTCTCTCCACCTTGAAACTCAAAGGGTTTGGGACTACGTTGGTGATACCTATGTTCATCGACTGAATCAATCCAAAAGCGATGAAAAGCATGCGAAGATGAGGTCAAAATGTAGTGCTGTTGGTGACAATTCAGTAAATTGCACATGCAGCGATGACTCTGGAATCAGCAGTGCTGTATTAAGCAGCAGAATAGAGGCA ATTGTCGATGAATACAATCGGCTCCTTGCAAGCCAACTTGAAAGCCAAAAACAG TATTATGAAGCTCTACTTCTAGAAGCAAAGGAAGAAAGGGAAAAGCACATAGCCGAAGCTGTGGATGGAGCTGTGAACATCAAGCTGCAAGATCTGCAGCTTAAGCTAGAAAATCTGACTAAGGATAAAAAAGAAGTTTCAGTA CTAAATAGCAGTCTTATGGAAAATCAGAAAGTTTGGCGTGAAAGGCTCGAGAAGACTGAGGAGAG GGAAAAGACAACACTGAGAATGAAGGATGAGAAGATCCGTGATCTAGAAGAAGAG ATAAGAGATTTCACAGTCTTCATCGAGGCACAGAGGACGATAGATAAGATGGCGGATGCTGATGACGTAAAAGGAGGTATGCTGCTGCCGGTCGCATCGCAGCCGCAGCCTGTTACCACAAAAGGCAGAAGATCTTCGAAGATGAGTAACAAGAAAAGAAGCTAG
- the LOC109725658 gene encoding BRCA1-associated protein isoform X1 has protein sequence MFSLRIQSLDSSDPVSEPSSGGAADPLDAAASAATSGGGAAPTTSRNPNPRVLLIRGIVHLYRSTFSPPSSSSSAAAAVATATAAAAAAASSSSSSSSSHPQHAPDSLLPPGRGTLLFVLAVPTRLSPDDFIRFCGPCVEYASEIRVVRNDGMEDRYSVLVEFEDQKSADGFYLDLNGWRFSSSEGEVCHVLFLGSAEYTSSMEIATTPPIGSTELPTCPVCIERLDQDISGIVATTCDHSFQCSCVSTWANSSCPVCQFCQKHADKPTCSICETSENLWICVICGFVGCGRYKEGHAVRHWKDTQHCYSLHLETQRVWDYVGDTYVHRLNQSKSDEKHAKMRSKCSAVGDNSVNCTCSDDSGISSAVLSSRIEAIVDEYNRLLASQLESQKQYYEALLLEAKEEREKHIAEAVDGAVNIKLQDLQLKLENLTKDKKEVSVLNSSLMENQKVWRERLEKTEEREKTTLRMKDEKIRDLEEEVIRDFTVFIEAQRTIDKMADADDVKGGMLLPVASQPQPVTTKGRRSSKMSNKKRS, from the exons ATGTTTAGTCTCCGGATTCAATCCCTCGACTCTTCCGACCCTGTTTCCGAACCCTCctccggcggcgccgccgaccccctcgacgccgccgcctccgccgccaccagcggcggcggcgccgcacCAACCACCTCccgtaaccctaaccctagagtCCTGCTCATCCGTGGCATCGTCCACCTCTACCGCAGCACCTTCTcccctccctcctcttcctcctccgccgccgccgccgtcgccaccgctaccgccgccgccgccgccgccgcctcctcgtcgtcgtcgtcgtcctcctcccaCCCACAACATGCCCCCGATTCGCTCCTCCCG CCTGGTAGGGGCACTCTTCTCTTTGTTCTTGCTGTTCCAACCCGCCTCTCGCCTGATGATTTCATCCGGTTTTGTGGGCCCTGTGTTGAGTACGCTTCTGAGATCCGTGTTGTTAG GAATGATGGGATGGAAGATCGGTATAGTGTGCTGGTTGAATTCGAGGATCAAAAGAGTGCAGATGGATTCTATCTTGATCTCAATGGCTGGCGGTTCTCTTCCTCAGAg GGAGAGGTTTGCCATGTTCTTTTTTTAGGCTCAGCGGAATATACAAGTTCTATGGAGATTGCAACAACTCCACCAATTGGATCTACTGAGTTGCCAACTTGTCCCGTTTGCATTG AGAGACTTGACCAAGACATCAGCGGGATTGTTGCCACTACTTGTGACCATTCTTTTCAGTGCTCATGTGTTTCAACGTGGGCCAACTCATCTTGCCCA GTTTGTCAATTCTGTCAGAAGCATGCAGATAAACCCACATGCTCAATTTGTGAGACATCTGAAAACCTCTGGATCTGTGTAATCTGTGGTTTCGTTGGATGCGGAAG ATACAAAGAAGGACATGCAGTAAGACATTGGAAAGATACACAGCATTGCTATTCTCTCCACCTTGAAACTCAAAGGGTTTGGGACTACGTTGGTGATACCTATGTTCATCGACTGAATCAATCCAAAAGCGATGAAAAGCATGCGAAGATGAGGTCAAAATGTAGTGCTGTTGGTGACAATTCAGTAAATTGCACATGCAGCGATGACTCTGGAATCAGCAGTGCTGTATTAAGCAGCAGAATAGAGGCA ATTGTCGATGAATACAATCGGCTCCTTGCAAGCCAACTTGAAAGCCAAAAACAG TATTATGAAGCTCTACTTCTAGAAGCAAAGGAAGAAAGGGAAAAGCACATAGCCGAAGCTGTGGATGGAGCTGTGAACATCAAGCTGCAAGATCTGCAGCTTAAGCTAGAAAATCTGACTAAGGATAAAAAAGAAGTTTCAGTA CTAAATAGCAGTCTTATGGAAAATCAGAAAGTTTGGCGTGAAAGGCTCGAGAAGACTGAGGAGAG GGAAAAGACAACACTGAGAATGAAGGATGAGAAGATCCGTGATCTAGAAGAAGAGGTG ATAAGAGATTTCACAGTCTTCATCGAGGCACAGAGGACGATAGATAAGATGGCGGATGCTGATGACGTAAAAGGAGGTATGCTGCTGCCGGTCGCATCGCAGCCGCAGCCTGTTACCACAAAAGGCAGAAGATCTTCGAAGATGAGTAACAAGAAAAGAAGCTAG
- the LOC109725965 gene encoding uncharacterized protein At1g04910-like, with product MMMAEHLRRSAAGSSIFFFIFSSSAVRIFLASLSLLLLAGIISLPYLRSPSDEPYLCRKEGVILRCPDVEEPTSLWENPYSSTVSWKPCTERREKGISDFPAENKTSGYILIHAEGGLNQQRIAICNAVAVAKILNAALILPVLKQDSIWKDQTKFEDIFDVDHFIEYLKDDVRIVRDIPDWFTPKTFLFDNIRWTVKNIPKFAPAQFYIDNVLPRIKEKKVMAIKPFVDRLGYDNVPPEINRLRCRVNYHALKFLPEIEEMSDKLVARMRNRTGTLNPYMALHLRSEKGMVGLSFCDFVGTREEKETMAEFRKKEWPRRYKDGSHLWQLALQKRKAGRCPLEPGEVAAILRAMGYPEETQIYVASGQVYGGKNRMAPLRNLFPNLVTKEDLASQEELEQFRRHVTSLAALDFLVCLKSDVFVMTHGGNFAKLIIGARRYMGHRLKSIKPDKGLVSKYFGDPYKGWPDFVEDVSITHNTRTGLPEETFPNYDIWENPLTPCMCRA from the exons ATGATGATGGCGGAGCATCTTCGGCGCTCGGCCGCCGGCAGcagcatcttcttcttcatcttctcctcctccgcagtCCGCATCTTCCTCGCATCTCTCTCCCTTCTGCTCCTGGCCGGAATCATATCCCTCCCTTATCTCCGGAGCCCCTCG GACGAGCCTTATCTATGCCGCAAGGAAGGGGTTATTCTTCGCTGCCCGGAC GTGGAAGAGCCTACATCGCTTTGGGAGAACCCTTACTCATCGACTGTATCATGGAAGCCATGTACTGAGCGCCGTGAGAAGGGGATATCAG ATTTTCCAGCGGAGAATAAAACATCAGGATATATACTGATTCATGCTGAAGGTGGTCTAAATCAGCAGCGAATAGCA ATCTGTAATGCTGTTGCCGTGGCCAAAATTTTGAATGCAGCTCTTATTTTACCGGTTCTAAAGCAAGATTCAATCTGGAAAGATCAAAC GAAATTTGAAGATATATTTGATGTAGATCATTTTATTGAGTATTTGAAGGATGATGTGCGCATCGTTCGAGACATTCCTGACTGGTTTACACCAAAAACATTTCTCTTCGATAATATAAG GTGGACTGTGAAAAACATCCCGAAATTCGCACCTGCACAGTTCTATATTGACAATGTACTGCCAAGGATCAAAGAGAAGAAAGTAATGGCTATAAAGCCCTTTGTGGATAGACTAGG GTATGATAATGTTCCACCTGAGATAAACAGGCTCAGATGCAGGGTTAACTACCATGCTTTAAAATTCCTACCTGAGATTGAAGAAATGTCGGATAAGTTGGTCGCGAGGATGCGGAACCGCACCGGCACTTTGAACCCATACAT GGCCCTTCATTTGAGATCTGAGAAGGGAATGGTGGGCCTGTCCTTCTGCGATTTTGTCGGTAcgagagaggagaaagaaacGATGGCTGAATTTAGAAAGAAGGAATGGCCAAGGCGTTACAAG GATGGATCTCACCTCTGGCAATTAGCATTGCAGAAGAGAAAGGCAGGTCGGTGCCCTCTTGAACCTGGGGAGGTGGCAGCAATCTTGCGTGCGATGGGGTATCCCGAAGAAACACAGATATATGTCGCTTCTGGGCAGGTCTATGGCGGAAAGAACCGGATGGCACCTCTCAGAAATTTGTTTCCCAATTTG GTGACTAAGGAAGACCTGGCGAGCCAAGAGGAACTGGAGCAGTTCAGAAGGCACGTAACGAGCCTCGCCGCCCTGGATTTCTTAGTTTGCCTAAAGTCGGACGTGTTCGTTATGACCCACGGTGGCAACTTCGCGAAGCTGATCATCGGAGCTCGTCGCTACATGGGCCACCGCCTCAAGTCGATAAAGCCAGACAAAGGGCTCGTGTCGAAGTACTTCGGCGACCCTTACAAGGGGTGGCCGGACTTTGTCGAGGACGTGTCGATCACGCACAATACCCGGACCGGTCTTCCTGAGGAGACCTTCCCTAACTATGATATCTGGGAGAATCCTCTTACTCCTTGCATGTGCAGGGCTTAA